One Cyprinus carpio isolate SPL01 chromosome B25, ASM1834038v1, whole genome shotgun sequence genomic region harbors:
- the gdpgp1 gene encoding LOW QUALITY PROTEIN: GDP-D-glucose phosphorylase 1 (The sequence of the model RefSeq protein was modified relative to this genomic sequence to represent the inferred CDS: inserted 1 base in 1 codon; substituted 1 base at 1 genomic stop codon), whose product MVKWFCSAQTHTQVSPLAVQMRIETVLLSADPGLRVGFNSLGGFASVNHLHLHCYYLNHXLRIKTSPAEPILPKKNLCGLLDFPGGFLFYTRGPNLDLTVNAVCSLTDIMVDGNIAHNLFITRGCPPRRELDPSVSQNGVRVIAWPRLSCFGAKEELAFNVALCELAGHLPFKNTDKYNKDTEYKXIVRKYLLPQEELRELQKHVMKCL is encoded by the exons ATGG ttaA ATGGTTCTGCTccgcgcaaacacacacacaggtgtcaccTTTGGCGGTCCAGATGAGGATAGAAACGGTTCTGCTGAGCGCTGATCCAGGATTAAGAGTTGGTTTTAACAGCCTGGGTGGTTTTGCTTCAGTCAACCATCTCCATCTTCACTGCTACTACCTAAACCACTAGCTGAGGATTAAAACCTCCCCGGCAGAACCGATCCTGCCTAAGAAAAACTTGTGTGGCCTTCTGGACTTCCCGGGAGGCTTTCTGTTCTATACTCGGGGTCCAAACCTGGATTTGACAGTCAATGCAGTTTGTAGTCTCACTGATATTATGGTTGATGGGAACATCGCACACAACCTCTTCATCACCCGAGGTTGCCCCCCACGGAGGGAGCTTGACCCATCTGTGTCCCAGAATGGGGTGAGGGTCATCGCATGGCCTCGGCTGTCCTGTTTTGGGGCCAAAGAAGAGTTGGCCTTCAACGTTGCCCTGTGTGAGCTCGCCGGACATCTTCCtttcaaaaacacagacaaatacaATAAAGACACGGAGTACA AAATTGTCCGGAAATATCTGCTGCCCCAAGAAGAGCTCAGGGAATTGCAAAAGCATGTCatgaaatgtttataa
- the unc45a gene encoding protein unc-45 homolog A: protein MSQDSSTLREEGNNHFKAGDVQQALSCYTKALKISDCQSESAVLYRNRAACYLKLEDHTKAEADATKALDVDQGDVKARFRRAQALQKLGRLDQAFTDAQKCAQLEPKNKAFQDLLRQLGAQIQQKAAQLSSTDSRVQQMFKLLLDSSAAVSDRQKAAQNLVVLSREDAGAEQIFRNDGVKLLQNLLDSQQEDLILSALRTLVGLCTGHQSRTMAIVNEVGMDRLCGVMASAASTVSLSACHLIQVMFEALTEGMKKEIRGKDEAILPEPSRELRSMLRHLIDMLPASSVSGAGRDSAINLLVKQVPRKSLKNPDNSLTLWVIDQGLKKILEVAGTVPEVKGGPPLTDNTPMSCSVLLNKLYDDLKSDKERENFNKLCEEYVQYHFGCSDMESKLRAIQTVSVLLQGPSDVGNRTLELSGIMDAVISLCASENISHQQVAVEALIHAAGKAKRASFITANGVALLKELYKKSENDRIRVRALVGLCKLGSAGGTDFSMKQFAEGSTLKLAKQCRKWLCNEALPPASRRWAIEGLAYLTLDADVKEDLVEDKKALQAMFELAKSEDKTVLYAVGSTLVNCTNSYDVEKPDPQMVELAKYAKQHVPEEHPKDAQSFVGKRVVKLLEAGVVSALVCMVKQESPVLTEACRECIARVILALVERQEDRGLVVAQGGGKALLPLVSESTDQGKIKAAQALAKITITSNPEIAFPGERVYEVVRPLVSLLALDCTMLQNFEALMALTNLAGISERLRQKIIKEKAVPKIEGYMFEEHDMVRAAATECMCNLALSSEVQKCYLAPDSDRLKLLVLYSGEDDERLRKAASGTLAMLTGEMPELCTRIPDTTSHWLEIFQALLLSESQDLRHRGVVIVMNLMQADKSLAEKLMESEALEILSVLAKGDDPKQASIQKAAQRCLDLALEYGLIQSNEGGVNGKTM from the exons ATGTCCCAGGACTCCTCTACGCTGAGGGAGGAAGGAAACAACCATTTTAAAGCCGGTGATGTGCAACAAGCTCTCAGCTGCTACACCAAAGCTCTAAAGATCAGCGACTGTCAGTCCGAGAGTGCGGTTCTGTACCGCAACCGAGCCGCCTGCTATCTCAAACTAGAAGACCATACCAAAGCAGAGGCAGATGCCACCAAAG CTTTGGACGTGGATCAAGGTGACGTCAAGGCCCGATTCCGTCGAGCGCAGGCTCTGCAGAAGCTCGGACGGTTGGACCAGGCGTTTACGGACGCTCAGAAATGTGCACAGCTGGAACCCAAGAATAAAGCTTTCCAGGACCTGCTTAGACAGCTAGGAGCACAGATCCAGCAGAAG GCAGCACAGCTCTCCTCCACAGACTCACGAGTTCAACAGATGTTCAAACTCCTTCTGGACAGTTCAGCGGCAGTTTCAGACAGACAGAAG GCTGCTCAGAATCTGGTGGTGCTTTCACGGGAGGACGCCGGCGCTGAGCAGATCTTCAGAAACGATGGAGTCAAACTGCTCCAGAATCTTCTTGACTCCCAGCAGGAGGATCTGATCCTTTCTGCTCTCAGAACTCTGGTTGGCCTGTGCACCGGACACCAGTCGAGG acCATGGCCATTGTGAACGAGGTGGGCATGGACAGGTTGTGCGGCGTCATGGCTTCTGCTGCTTCCACCGTGTCTCTTTCAGCATGCCATCTGATCCAGGTGATGTTCGAGGCTCTTACGGAGGGCATGAAGAAAGAGATCAGAGGGAAAGATGAGGCCATACTGCCAG AACCCTCTCGTGAGTTGCGTTCCATGTTGCGTCATCTCATTGACATGCTTCCTGCATCCAGCGTGTCTGGAGCCGGACGTGACAGCGCCATCAACCTCCTGGTCAAACAGGTGCCACGAAAATCCTTGAAAAACCCAGACAACTCTCTCACCCTGTGGGTCATCGACCAGG gGCTGAAGAAGATTCTAGAAGTAGCAGGAACTGTACCCGAGGTCAAAGGTGGGCCGCCGCTCACAGACAACACTCCTATGAGCTGCTCCGTTCTGCTAAATAAGCTTTATGATGACCTGAAGAGTGATAAAGAGAGGGAAAACTTCAACAAGCTCTGTGAGGAATATGTCCA gtatCACTTTGGCTGCTCAGATATGGAGAGTAAACTACGAGCGATACAGACGGTCTCTGTCCTGCTGCAGGGTCCCAGTGATGTGGGAAATCGCACTCTGGAGCTGAGCGGTATCATGGATGCTGTCATTTCCCTTTGTGCGTCTGAAAACATCtctcaccagcaggtggcagtggAGGCGCTCATTCACGCCGCCGGAAAAGCCAAGAGAGCATCCTTCATCACGGCCAATGGCGTGGCTCTGCTGAAAGAGCTGTACAAGAAGAGCGAAAATGACCGGATACGTGTGCGAGCACTGGTG ggCTTGTGCAAGCTTGGCTCCGCTGGAGGCACCGATTTCAGCATGAAGCAGTTTGCAGAAGGTTCAACACTTAAACTCGCCAAGCAGTGCAGGAA GTGGCTCTGCAACGAAGCTCTTCCCCCAGCATCCCGGCGATGGGCTATCGAGGGCCTGGCCTACCTCACGCTGGACGCCGATGTGAAAGAGGACCTGGTGGAGGATAAGAAAGCCCTTCAGGCCATGTTTGAGCTGGCTAAG TCTGAAGACAAAACGGTGTTATACGCAGTTGGATCCACGCTGGTTAACTGCACCAACAGCTATGATGTTGAGAAGCCGGACCCTCAGATGGTGGAACTAGCTAAATATGCTAAACAGCACGTACCCGAGGAGCATCCAAAG GATGCCCAGTCGTTTGTAGGAAAGAGAGTGGTGAAGCTCTTGGAGGCCGGGGTGGTGTCAGCGCTGGTTTGTATGGTGAAACAAGAGAGTCCCGTCCTCACAGAGGCCTGCAGAGAGTGTATCGCCAG GGTGATATTGGCTCTGGTGGAGAGACAGGAGGACAGAGGGTTAGTTGTGGCACAAGGAGGAGGAAAA GCCTTACTACCGCTAGTTTCTGAGAGCACAGATCAGGGAAAGATTAAAGCAGCGCAAGCTCTGGCCAAGATCACCATCACATCCAACCCTGAGATTGCATTTCCAGGCGAGAGG GTCTATGAGGTGGTTAGACCCCTGGTCAGTCTTTTGGCTCTTGACTGCACGATGCTGCAGAACTTTGAGGCTCTGATGGCCCTCACCAACCTGGCCGGCATCAGTGAAAGACTCCG GCAGAAGATCATCAAGGAGAAAGCTGTGCCTAAAATAGAGGGCTACATGTTTGAGGAGCACGACATGGTCCGTGCTGCTGCCACGGAGTGTATGTGCAATCTGGCCTTAAGCTCTGAG GTGCAGAAGTGTTACTTGGCCCCAGACAGTGACCGTCTCAAGCTTCTGGTGCTCTACAGTGGTGAAGATGATGAGCGGCTGAGGAAGGCTGCGTCAGGCACGCTGGCCATGCTGACCGGAGAGATGCCCGAGCTGTGTACACGTATCCCTGACACA ACAAGCCACTGGCTGGAGATCTTCCAGGCTCTGCTGCTCAGTGAAAGTCAGGACCTGCGGCATCGTGGGGTGGTCATCGTAATGAACCTCATGCAGGCCGACAAAAGTCTGGCTGAGAAACTGATGGAGAGTGAGGCTCTGGAGATCCTCTCTGTCCTGGCGAAAGGAGACGATCCCAAACAGGCCTCCATTCAGAAAGCCGCCCAGCGCTGCCTGGATCTGGCTCTTGAGTACGGCCTCATTCAGAGCAACGAGGGCGGAGTCAATGGTAAAACCATGTGA